From Miscanthus floridulus cultivar M001 chromosome 15, ASM1932011v1, whole genome shotgun sequence, the proteins below share one genomic window:
- the LOC136509357 gene encoding protein CUP-SHAPED COTYLEDON 1-like, translating to MERFGVLGTRLGLDGVVGGGGGGGGGELPPGFRFHPTDEELITYYLLRKAVDGSFCCRAIAEIDLNKCEPWELPDKAKMGEKEWYFYSLRDRKYPTGLRTNRATVAGYWKATGKDREIRSARSGALVGMKKTLVFYRGRAPKGQKTHWVMHEYRLEGTYSYHFLPSSTRDEWVIARVFQKPGEVPPARKHHRRGGLSSAGESCFSDSTSASIGGGGGASASSAPRPLLTVTDTSPLSLFASTAAANNAADGDATSYCGGHGGGAANNGNNLVTGRELVPCFSTSTTTAGGLDAAALGIGQPYNAAPLPLAFEPPPAPVFFPNLHSSSVQDNLQLPLFLSGGLSGTLGSLGAGALHHWPLAGMEVKVEGRSAPPQMAVGPGQLDGAFGWGF from the exons ATGGAGCGGTTCGGCGTGCTGGGCACGCGGCTGGGCCTGGACggcgtcgtcggcggcggcggcggaggaggaggaggcgagctGCCGCCGGGGTTCCGGTTCCACCCGACGGACGAGGAGCTCATCACCTACTACCTCCTCCGCAAGGCCGTGGACGGCAGCTTCTGCTGCCGCGCCATCGCCGAGATCGACCTCAACAAGTGCGAGCCATGGGAGCTCCCGG ACAAGGCGAAGATGGGGGAGAAGGAGTGGTACTTCTACAGCCTCCGCGACCGCAAGTACCCGACGGGCCTGCGCACCAACCGCGCCACGGTGGCCGGCTACTGGAAGGCCACCGGCAAGGACCGCGAGATCCGCAGCGCCCGCTCCGGCGCTCTGGTCGGCATGAAGaagacgctcgtcttctaccgcGGCCGAGCCCCGAAAGGACAGAAGACGCACTGGGTCATGCACGAGTACCGCCTCGAGGGCACCTACTCCTACCAtttcctcccaagctccacaAGG GATGAGTGGGTGATCGCGAGGGTGTTCCAGAAGCCCGGCGAGGTCCCACCCGCCCGCAAGCACCACCGCCGCGGCGGCCTCAGCAGCGCCGGCGAGTCCTGCTTCTCGGATTCCACCTCGGCCtccatcggcggcggcgggggcgcgtCCGCGTCGTCCGCGCCTCGCCCACTGCTCACGGTCACGGACACCTCGCCGCTGTCGCTGTTCGCGTCGACCGCCGCGGCCAATAATGCCGCCGACGGCGACGCGACCTCCTACTGCGGCGGCCACGGCGGTGGCGCCGCCAACAATGGCAACAACCTGGTCACCGGCCGTGAGCTCGTGCCCTGCTTCTCCACTAGCACCACCACCGCCGGCGGCCTGGATGCCGCCGCGCTCGGCATCGGGCAGCCGTACAACGCAGCCCCGCTGCCGCTGGCCTTCGAGCCGCCGCCGGCTCCGGTCTTCTTCCCCAACCTGCATTCGTCGTCCGTGCAGGACAACCTCCAGCTGCCACTGTTCCTCTCAGGCGGCCTGTCCGGGACGCTGGGATCACTGGGCGCAGGGGCTCTCCACCACTGGCCCCTCGCCGGCATGGAGGTCAAGGTCGAGGGCCGCTCCGCGCCGCCGCAGATGGCTGTCGGCCCCGGCCAGCTCGATGGCGCCTTCGGCTGGGGCTTCTAG